In a single window of the Arachis hypogaea cultivar Tifrunner chromosome 6, arahy.Tifrunner.gnm2.J5K5, whole genome shotgun sequence genome:
- the LOC140173790 gene encoding uncharacterized protein, protein MADFLVEVTGDPAERTSIRWRLHVDGASNQTFGGAGIILESFVGVVYEQSIKFEFPVSNNQAEYEALLGGLILAREVGATRLEVCSDSQVITSQVNGTYQARDSLLQKYLEKVKELSKQFEEVTIQHVPRKRNTRADLLSKLASTKPGAGNRSLIQGLVKEPAVTLHLTKINPSWMDSITDFLESGKLPDDEKVAKTLKREAAKYATIQGQLFRKGLSQPLLKCLHPDQTDYVLREVHEGCCGHHIGGKALARKLVRAGYY, encoded by the coding sequence ATGGCCGATTTCTTAGTAGAAGTAACAGGGGACCCGGCCGAGAGAACGAGCATACGGTGGAGGCTCCATGTAGACGGGGCCTCCAACCAGACGTTCGGAGGTGCCGGGATCATCCTGGAGAGTTTCGTTGGAGTCGTATATGAACAGTCGATCAAGTTCGAGTTCCCAGTATCAAACAATCAAGCAGAGTACGAGGCCCTTCTGGGCGGTTTAATCTTAGCACGGGAAGTCGGAGCCACCAGGCTAGAAGTGTGCAGTGACTCGCAGGTCATCACTTCTCAGGTCAATGGGACCTACCAAGCCAGAGACTCCCTGTTGCAGAAGTATCTAGAGAAGGTCAAAGAATTGAGCAAACAATTCGAGGAGGTCACGATCCAACACGTTCCGAGAAaaaggaacacacgggcggaCCTCCTGTCCAAGCTAGcgagcaccaaaccaggggctgGCAACCGGTCTCTGATTCAGGGCTTGGTAAAGGAACCAGCAGTCACCCTCCACTTGACAAAGATAAATCCCTCCTGGATGGACTCGATAACCGACTTTCTAGAAAGCGGCAAGCTCCCTGACGACGAGAAGGTGGCCAAAACATTGAAAAGGGAGGCGGCCAAATACGCGACCATACAGGGGCAGTTGTTTAGAAAGGGACTCAGCCAACCTCTGTTGAAGTGCCTCcaccccgaccaaacggactatGTGCTCAGAGAGGTCCACGAGGGGTGCTGCGGTCATCACATCGGAGGCAAGGCCCTGGCAAGAAAACTCGTTAGAGCCGGTTAttactag
- the LOC112756108 gene encoding uncharacterized protein — protein sequence MLSRGQVEHVRSERNLLAEVDSRCIVKLHYLFQDADFLYLIMEYLPGGDIMTLLMDVARFCIAERILTIHSMHQYNYVHRDIKPNNLILDKNGHLKLLDFGLCNPLDDKYSSILENEDFTSQESTSETDGYSGSPWLMPKGTINTAVET from the exons ATGCTTAGCCGCGGACAG GTTGAACATGTTCGATCAGAGAGGAACTTACTGGCAGAGGTTGACAGTAGATGCATAGTAAAACTCCATTACTTGTTCCAAGATGCAGATTTCTTATATCTCATCATGGAATATTTACCTGGTGGTGACATTATGACATTGTTGATGGATGTTGCTCGTTTCTGCATTGCTGAAAGAATTCTCACTATTCACTCAATGCATCAGTACAACTACGTCCACAG GGACATAAAACCAAATAACCTGATATTGGATAAAAATGGCCATTTGAAGCTTTTGGACTTTGGATTATGTAACCCTCTTGATGATAAGTATTCAAGTATATTGGAAAATGAAGATTTTACCAGTCAAGAATCAACTAGTGAAACTGATGGATACTCTGGGTCCCCTTGGTTGATGCCTAAAGGAACAATAAATACAGCAGTGGAAACGTAA